TTCCCCGAATGTGGGGGTTTTTCTATAAACAGAATTAACAGAACAAAATAAGTGTCTGTTTTTAAAGTAAAAAATATTTTTGGCTGATTTTTTGCTGCTATGTATCAGTGGCCCCGAACAGGCGTCCAGGCGGGAACGAAGCTATGCAGACGCTGGAGAACGAAACCCCTGACAGCACCCGTGGCCCCTCCGTAGGGGGGGCTGTGCCGCTGCACGAATTCAACCTGCTGCGCTGGTTCTCCCTGGTCAGCCTGTTGATCATCGCATCGGTGGCCGGTGGCCTGGGCTATGTGTCGACCCGCTTCGTGGTGCGTGACAGCGTCGAGCGCGACGCCATGCTGACCGCCCAGTTCATCCAGGCCATGGCCCAGGCCGAGGTCCGTCACTCTCAGCTGCCGCCAGGCACCACCATGGGCGAGCTGATCGACCCTCGGCTGGACCAGCAACACCTGCAGTTCGGTGCCCCGTTGGCGGAGTCGACCCGGGTGGAGTTCCTCGACCATGTGGAGCACCTGCCCGACACGCTGCTGGCCAATGTCTATGCCCGCGATCGCACCGTGGTCTGGTCGACCAACCCGCAGTTGATTGGCAAACACATCGACGAGGACGACGACCTCGAGCACGCCTTTGGCTCGCGCAAGGCCGTTTCGGCCAGCTATCACAAGGCCGATGAGGACCGTGAGGAGCAGAAATTCCAGCGTGAGCCCCGGCACCTGTTCATCGAGAACTACATCCCGCTGTTCGATAGCCAGGGCGAGCGGGTGCTGGCGATGGTCGAGATCTACAAGGAGCCCCAGGACCTGGTGCGGCGAATCCAGCGAGGCTACGTGCTGATCTGGGCGTCCACCCTGGTGGGCGGCGCACTGATCTACCTGGGCCTGTTCTGGATCGTGCGCCGCGCCGCCAGCATGCTGCACCACCAACAGGACCGCCTGGTGGCCAGCGAAACCTATGCCGCCCTGGGCGAAATGTCCTCGGCAGTGGCCCATAGCCTGCGCAATCCATTGGCCAACATCCGTTCCAGCGCCGAACTCGCACAGGATATCGCCAGCCCGCAGGCGCTGCGCAACATCACTGACATCATCACCCAGGTCGACCGCATGTCGCGTTGGGTGCGCGACCTGCTGGTATCGCTGCGCCCGGTCAGCGACGAGCCGGAGGCGGTGGACCTGATGGCCGCCCTCGAGGATACACGCCAGGCCTTCGCCCCGCAGATCGAGCGCAATGGTGTGGGGTTCAGGCTGCTGGGGCCTGCTGAACAGTGGGTTGCCAGCCAGCCACTGCAACTGACCCAGATCCTCAACAGCCTGTTCGCCAATGCCCTGGAGGCCATGCCCAACGGTGGGCAGCTGTGCGCCGAGGTCCAGTTGCTGGAGAGCGGGCAGGCGCAACTGATGCTCAGCGACACCGGCAAAGGCATGACCGAGCAGCAGCGGCGCATGGTGTTCAAGCCGTTCTTCACCACCAAACAGGGCGGCCTGGGCGTGGGCCTGGCCCTGGTCAAACGCATCATGGAACGCTTCGGCGGCTCGGTCGAACTGAGCAGCCGCATCGAGGAAGGAACCCGCGTCAGCCTGACTTTCAACATTGCAGCGGGAGGGGACCATGGACCACAGCATCCTGGTGGTCGAGGATGACGACATCCTCGCCGACAACATTCGCACCTACCTGAGCCTCAAGGGCTTCGAGGTCTCGGTGTGCTCCAGTGCCGAGCTTGCCCTGGAGCAGATCCAGCGCGCCCGGCCCGACGCCGTGCTCACCGACAACTCATTGCCCGGCATGAGCGGGCACGACCTGCTGCGCACCCTGGTCGCCCAGGCACCGGAGCTCAAGGTGATCATGATGACCGGCTACGGCAACGTCGAGGACGCGGTGCAGGCCATGAAGGAGGGGGCTTTCCACTACCTCACCAAGCCGGTGGTGCTGGCCGAGCTCAAGTTGATGCTGGACAAGGCCCTGGCCACCGAACGCATGGAGCGCACGCTGTCGTTCTACCAGGAGCGCGAGGCGCAGAAGTCCGGCCTGCAGGCGCTGATCGGCGAGTCGCCGGCCATGCTCGAGCTCAAGCACACCCTGCGCCAGTTGCTCGACGCCGAGCGGCGCATGGCCAGCGACGACCTGCCGCCGGTGCTGGTGGAGGGCGAGACCGGTACTGGCAAGGAGCTGGTGGCGCGGGCCCTGCATTTCGACGGCAGCCGCGCCAAGGGGCCGTTCATCGAGTTCAACTGCGCATCGATCCCGGCCAACCTGCTCGAGGCGGAACTGTTCGGCCATGAAAAGGGTGCGTTCACCGATGCCAAGGAGCGCCGCGTTGGGCTGGTGGAGGCGGCGGACGGCGGCACCTTGTTCCTCGACGAGATCGGTGAGATGGACCTGGTGCTCCAGGCCAAGCTGCTCAAGCTGCTGGAGGATCGCAGCATCCGCCGCATCGGCGCGGTGAAGGAGCGCAAGGTCGACTTGCGGGTGATCAGCGCGACCAACTGCAACCTGGAGCAGATGGTGCAGCAGGGCAAGTTTCGCCGCGACCTGTTCTTCCGCCTGCGCATCATCGCCCTGAAAGTGCCGCGGCTGTATGCCCGGGGCCAGGATATCCTGCGCCTGGCCCGGCATTTCCTCGCCCATCATGGCCGGCGCTATGGCAAGCCGGGCCTGCGTTTTTCCGCCGAGGCGGAAGCCTTGATGCTGGGGTACAGCTGGCCGGGCAATGTGCGTGAGCTGCGCAACATGCTCGAGCAGACGGTGTTGCTGGCGCCCAACGAGGTGATCGGCGCGCACCAATTGAACCTGTGCCTGACCCTGGTGGATGAGCCGCTGGCCCAGCCGTCAGCGTTGCCCGTGTTCGACATCCCGCGACACGAGCCGGAAGCGACCGGCAGCCTGCCCGACATGGAGCGCGACATGGTCTGCCGTACCCTCGACCGTACCGACTGGAACGTCACCAAGTCGGCACGTTTGCTGGGGCTGTCACGGGACATGCTGCGCTACAAGATCGAGAAGCTCGGGCTGACGCGGCCGGACAAGCGCCAGTGGTGAGTCTCA
This genomic stretch from Pseudomonas entomophila harbors:
- a CDS encoding sensor histidine kinase, with the translated sequence MQTLENETPDSTRGPSVGGAVPLHEFNLLRWFSLVSLLIIASVAGGLGYVSTRFVVRDSVERDAMLTAQFIQAMAQAEVRHSQLPPGTTMGELIDPRLDQQHLQFGAPLAESTRVEFLDHVEHLPDTLLANVYARDRTVVWSTNPQLIGKHIDEDDDLEHAFGSRKAVSASYHKADEDREEQKFQREPRHLFIENYIPLFDSQGERVLAMVEIYKEPQDLVRRIQRGYVLIWASTLVGGALIYLGLFWIVRRAASMLHHQQDRLVASETYAALGEMSSAVAHSLRNPLANIRSSAELAQDIASPQALRNITDIITQVDRMSRWVRDLLVSLRPVSDEPEAVDLMAALEDTRQAFAPQIERNGVGFRLLGPAEQWVASQPLQLTQILNSLFANALEAMPNGGQLCAEVQLLESGQAQLMLSDTGKGMTEQQRRMVFKPFFTTKQGGLGVGLALVKRIMERFGGSVELSSRIEEGTRVSLTFNIAAGGDHGPQHPGGRG
- a CDS encoding sigma-54-dependent transcriptional regulator is translated as MDHSILVVEDDDILADNIRTYLSLKGFEVSVCSSAELALEQIQRARPDAVLTDNSLPGMSGHDLLRTLVAQAPELKVIMMTGYGNVEDAVQAMKEGAFHYLTKPVVLAELKLMLDKALATERMERTLSFYQEREAQKSGLQALIGESPAMLELKHTLRQLLDAERRMASDDLPPVLVEGETGTGKELVARALHFDGSRAKGPFIEFNCASIPANLLEAELFGHEKGAFTDAKERRVGLVEAADGGTLFLDEIGEMDLVLQAKLLKLLEDRSIRRIGAVKERKVDLRVISATNCNLEQMVQQGKFRRDLFFRLRIIALKVPRLYARGQDILRLARHFLAHHGRRYGKPGLRFSAEAEALMLGYSWPGNVRELRNMLEQTVLLAPNEVIGAHQLNLCLTLVDEPLAQPSALPVFDIPRHEPEATGSLPDMERDMVCRTLDRTDWNVTKSARLLGLSRDMLRYKIEKLGLTRPDKRQW